The genomic segment ATGTTCAAGCGGCGGGGCGCCGCTGTCCCGGATTAGGGCGGGGATCAGGTTGTCCACCTCGTGAGCATCGCCGAGATCGGCCTGGATCAGCTGTGCGGACCCGCCCTGTTCCCGGATGTCCCGGGCCGTTTGCTCCGCGTCATTCTGTGAGTGGTGATAATGCAGATGAATATGGTATCCGGCCCGGGCCAGGGTAAGGGCGATAACGCGTCCGATCCGTTTTGCGGCGCCGGTGATAAGGATGCTGCTGGTCATGATAGGTCCCTGAAATTTTTATCAGAATACCCTTGAGCGCGATACAGATTCAAGAGGCTTTGCGGAAGGTTGGGGCCGTGCAGGCCAGCCCCGGTTTTTCCAGGGCCTGTTTCAGGGCAGGTCAAGGTCGTTAATGGACATGTCGGCGCGTTTCCACCAGGGTATGGCGGGGCCGTCATACTGCCCCATGTTCAGGGCCTTGTCCGGGTCGCCTGAGAAAACCACCGTATTGGTGGGGGTTTCTTCGATTTCAAGCCGGGTGCAGCGCATGCCGTTCTGTTCCGCGGCCAGAAAGGCGCTGATCTTGGCGAACATACAGGCGGCCAGCGCCTCGGTGGTGGGATCTCCCGGCGTGATCAGCAGATAACGCAGGTTTTCCGGCTCCCGCTCGCGGAAATAGTCGAGCAACGGGTCGCGGCTGGCCAGATGCAGACTGTGATCCACATGGCCGTCAATCCAATCATGCCAGCGCTTTTTCATCTGCCGGAAGGAGGCCGCCATGTTGCTGCCCCCATCCAGTGCATCGTTGCCGTCATAAACCAGCGTCACCTTGACATATTCATTGTGGCCGTGGGGGATGACGCAGGGGCTGCCTTTCAAACTGTAGAGCCGGTGGCCCATGGAATAGCGCCGGGTAAAGCAAATCTCAAACATTGGGGTTCTGTTATTCCAAATTCGGAACTGTTAATCCTGCCTGCTTGATATATCAGGCGGGGCTCAGAGTCAAAGAGAGAGTGCGGACAAATTTCCATGAGACGGGGGCCTGTGGCTCATCCGGTTCCGGTTTGAGGGGCTGGTCCGCTCCATTGCCGCCCTTAATCGCCGAGACGGTATCCGCCCGGTTCGGTAATCAATAGTGTTGCGTGGCTGGGATCGGGTTCGATTTTTTGGCGCAACCGGTAAATATGGGTCTCCAGCGTATGGGTGGTCACCCCGGCATTATACCCCCAGACCTCGTCCAGCAGAACCTCCCGGCCGACCGGGTTGCCGCCGGCCCGTTTCAGATATTTCAGAATATTGGTTTCCTTTTCCGTCAGCCGCACCTTTTCCCCGGTAGTTTCATGCGTCATCAGCTTTTCGCCGGGTTTAAACAGATAGGGTCCGATGACAAAGGAGGCGTCCTCGCTGATGGAATGTTGTCTGAGATGCGCCCGGATACGCGCCAGAAGCACGCCGAAGCGGAACGGTTTGGTCACATAGTCATTGGCGCCGGCGTCCAGGCCCAGAATGGTGTCCGCCTCGGAATCATTGGCGGTCAGCATGATGATCGGGATTTTGACATTGGCCTTACGCAACATGCGGCAGATTTCCCGCCCGTCAATGTCCGGCAGTCCCACATCCAGAAGAACCAGATCAAAATTGTCGTCCCGGGCCGCCTTGAGGCCATCCATGCCGGTGCCGGCTTCTGTCGTTTCGAATTCTTCATGAAAGGACAGTTGCTCGGCCAGAACGTGCCGCAAATCCGCGTCGTCATCCACAATCAGGATACGATATGTCTGGGCCATGATGAATTTTCCCTTTAAACTGTTCTTTTTTCATAAGTCGCATTATATAAACTTACGACGATCAGTAAAACAGAGTTTTGGATAACAATATGGGACCCCGACCCCCGGCATCAACAGGACATCACCCGGAAAAGCTTTTGGATCACAACATTGTGAAGGTGGAACGGGCAGCGGCGGAGTTACGTCGCGGGCGGCCGGTGCTGATCAAAACCGACGATGAAGCCGTCCTTATGGCCTCGGCGGAACTGATTGGGGAGCCGCGGTTGGACCAGTTCCGGGCGTTAAGTTCACAGGCGCCAGTGGTGGGGCTGACCTATAACCGGGCCAATATCCTGAAAATTTCTCCCCGTTCGGGCGATGTGGCGCTGGTGGATATCACCGCCCATATCAACAGTGCCGCCATCCAGAGCATGGCTGATCCTGCTGATGATCTGTCCCGCCCGTTGCTGGGGCCGTTCCGGGTGGCGGACCGTTCGGCCGGGCCAGCTCATGAGGCGGGCCTGAAACTGTGTAAAATTGCCCGGCTGTTGCCGGCGGCGGTTTTTTCCGGGCGGGTTGAGCCGGATATATTGCAGGCACAAGGGGTTCTGGGGGTCACGGCGGCAGAGGTAATGGCCTATGATGTGCGGGATGCGGCGGCCCTGAAAATGGTGACGTCGGCCCATGTGCCACTGGCGGGAGCGGAGCAGACCACGATGATCGCCTTTCGTCCGGATGATGGCGGCACGGAACATTTCGCCATCCTGATCGGAGACCCCAATCGTCATGATCCGGTGCTGGCGCGCATTCATTCGGAATGTTTTACCGGAGATCTTCTGGGCAGCCTGAAATGCGATTGCGGCGAACAAATGCGCGGTGCCATCAAATTCATGCAGAAGGCGGGTGGCGGGGTGCTGCTCTATCTGGCGCAGGAGGGACGCGGCATCGGCCTGATCAATAAACTCAGGGCCTATCATCTTCAGGATCAGGGATTTGATACGGTAGACGCCAATGAACGGCTGGGGTTCCTCAGTGACGAGCGGATTTTTGAACCGGCGGCACAGATGCTGAAACTCATGGGTTTTTCCCAGGTGCGGCTGCTGACCAATAATCCGGACAAGGTGGCCGGGCTTGAAGCCTGTGGCATTACGGTCACGGAACGGGTGGCGCATAAATTTCCGGCTAACGCCCATAATGATTTCTATTTGCGGACCAAGAAAAAACGCTCCGGCCATCTGCTCTAAGAGATATATCGTGGAGAGCGTTGTTTCCGCGCGCCCTGGCAACCACGGCCCTTGGTAACTACGGAATGTCATCTACCCTGTTTGAGGTTTTTATTTCGGAGAGCCGGCGTCATCAACGAGCCCCCTGCCATATATCTTGGGAAAGGGGGGCGGCGCTTCGGGTCAGGTTCCCACCTGTTTTTCTACAACAGGTTATGTTTTTTCAGCTGGTGGCGCAGCTGGTGGTAGGTCAGGTTGAGATAGACGGCCGTGTCCCGCTGATTGTGTTTATTGGCCTTGAGCGCCTGTTCCAGCAGGTCTTTCTCGACCCGGCTTAGGGTTTCATAATAATCGGTGGGCCCCAGGGGGGGCGGAGATGATGCCGGACGTCGGGAGGGGGAGGCTGCGGTGACGGGTGAGGTGAGGTCATTCGGGGCTGTTGTGGGCTGGCTTCCCTCCCTTCGCCTGGCCCGGCCATTGCTATCCGGCCGCCAGGGAGACTGGAACGGATCCAGGACCATATGGTGCACCGGTTCAGTTTCATCTTCCGCGTGATAGACGGCGCGTTCCACCACATTACGCAATTCGCGGATATTGCCCGGCCAGTCATACTCCATCATCGCTTCTATCATATTCTCGGAAAACCCCGGAAAACTGCTCCAGCCGCATTCACGCGCCACCCTCTGGCCGAAATGAAAGGCCAGCAGCAGAATATCCTCCCGCCGGGCTCTGAGCGGTGGCAGCGTGATCACGTCCAGCGCCAGTCGGTCAAGCAGGTCGTGACGGAACCGGCCCGCCTCGGCCGCTGCCGGCAGATCCACATTGGTGGCCCCGATCAGGCGCACATCCACCTGTAACACCTTGTTGCCACCCACCCGCTGAAAGCTGCCATATTCGGTAATCCGCAGGATTTTTTCCTGAGCAGCCGGGGAAATAGTGGCGATTTCATCCAGAAACAGCGTGCCTTCATGGGCTTCCTCGAACCGGCCAATGCGGCGCGTGGCAGCGCCGGTAAAGGCGCCGGCCTCATGACCAAACAGTTCCGAATCCAGCAGGCTTTCGGTCAGCGCCGCACAATTGACCTGGAGAAAGTTTTTTTCCCAGCGTGGAGAGAGGAAATGCAGCCGCGCGGCAATGAGTTCCTTGCCGGTGCCCCGCTCGCCGATCACCAGTACCGGGCGATCGTGCCGGGCGGCTCGGGACACCTGGTCCAGCACTTCGAGAAAAGCCGGGCTTTCCCCGATAATATTCTGATCCTGGGGGGAAGATATGATCATTTCTTACTCTTTAGGAAAAATCACTAACAAGTAGCGTAATTTATCATTTTTTCAAAAGCAAGAAAAAATCTTCTTCTATATAATATCTTTTAAATTCAATGAGTTGGTTTGTTTTTCACAGATCTGGCACGTTTTCTGCAATTACCAACCCCGAAAAGAGTGGTAGCAGGTTTTCAAGCTATTTGGAGAAAGAACATGGGCATTTTTACCCGCCTCAGTGACATTGTGAATTCCAACATCAACCATATTCTGGACAAGGCCGAAGATCCGGCAAAGATGATCCGTCTGATGATCCAGGAAATGGAGGATACCCTGGTGGAAGTCCGGTCTTCTGCGGCACGTGTCATTGCCGACCGTAAGGAGCTGGAACGGAATCTGAACCGGCTGACCCAGGCCCAGGAAGAATGGTATGCCAAGGCCGAACTGGCGCTCAGCAAGGACCGGGAGGATCTGGCCAATGCGGCGCTCCGGGAGCGGGCCAAGCTGGAGGAAATGGCCAGGGATCTGGAAAATGACCGGGAGCCGCTGGAAGAGGCGCTCGCCAAATATGAAGCCGACATTATTTCCCTGGAATCCAAAATCAAGGAAGCCAAGGCCAAACAAAAGTCGCTGATCGAACGGCAGCAGTCCGCCACCAGCCAGCTCAAGGTGCGCCAGCGCCTGTATGACAACCGGATCGAGGACGTCATGGTCCGTTTTAACCAGATGGAGCGGCGGGTTGAGGAAACGGAAAGCCGGGTGGAAGCCGCGGATCTTGGACGGGAAAAAAGCCTGAGCGAAGAGTTTGCTGACCTGGAGGCCGAGCAGAAAGTGGCCGAGGAACTGGCGGCGCTGAAGGCACGCCTGTCCAAAGGCAAGGATGGCGGCAAGGCCGACAAGAAAAAATAACCCGCTGGGGCCCGCACCGCGGGTCTTGGCTCGCCACGGGGTAATCCCTGCGTTATCCTGATCGGCGCTTCGGGGATATAGCATAAGGAAAGGTCGATTTTATGGCTGAATTATTTGGCATTCTTTTTCTGACAATCTGTGCGCCGCTGTGGATTGTTCTGCATTATGTCACGAAATGGAAATCCTCCAAATCGCTGACCAGTGAAGACGAGAAAATCCTGAGCGAGCTGTATGACAGCGCGGAACAGATTGAAAGCCGTCTGAACAATATCGAGCGCATCCTGGATGCGGAATCCCCGGACTGGAGGAGAGGTCAATGAGCCGTTATCGCGATCCCCACCCCCCGCGCTACAACAAGTTCTATCTGGATAAACGCAACGGCAAGATTGCCGGTGTCTGTGCGGGGCTGGCCGATTATTTCGGTTTGGACGTCACCCTGATTCGGATTGTCACCCTGATCTGCCTGTTCTTTTTCGGACCGGTGATCCTGGTCGGGTATATCTTGCTGGCGTGGCTGGTTGATCCGCGTCCCGATGACCTGTTTCATTCGGAAAAGGAAAGCGAGTTTTGGAAAAATGTGCGGGTCAAGCCCCATAATACGGTGCGCGACATTCGCCATAAGTTTCGCGAAATTGAACGCCGACTGAGGGCGGCGGAGGCTCATATCACCAGCCGGGAATACAAACTCCAGAAAGAATTCCGTGATCTGGAAGACAATAACAAATAAAGACCAAGAGAGAGGGGCGGGCCCCGGCTCGTCCCGCAAGAGAAACCATCATGACATACAGATATAACAGATACGATACCTATGAAGACAGCTTCCCCCCGGGCGGGCGTCGGCTTTACAAGAACAGCCTTAAAGGCAAGATCTGCGGCGTGTTTGCCGGCCTGGGGGACTATCTTGGCATCAATGCCGCCCTGCTGCGGATCCTGGGGCTGATTGCCCTGTTGTTTGTTGGCCCCGTTGTGATCCTCGGCTATCTGGTGATGGCGTTGGTGCTGACAGACCAGCCTCACCGGTTCTATCGCTAGACGGAGTTGCGAATTTCGGCACGAACCTACGGAAAGGGAGGGTAAGGTGAACGTTTTTGAAATGGTTGTCATTCTGGTGGGGATCGGGGCAATCGCCAGCCTCGGCCGAGAATGGATCAAGGCCAAAAGAAGCGGAGTGCGGCTGGACCTGGATGAGCTGGCCCATGATCTGGGCCTTGATGACGGATATTACGACAAACAACAGATCAAACCGTATCTGGAACGGATTGAACGGCTGGAGGAACGGATCAAGGTGCTGGAACGCATCGTGACGGATCGCGAAAGCCGTCTGGCCGCCGAAATTGACCGGCTGGCCTGACCATGCACACAAAACCAGGCCCGATATGGCGGGCCCGGGAAGAGAGACCGGAATTACGCCAGGAGAAAAATGATGGAAGATGTGCTGACCGAGCTAATTGTTGTCCCGGCCAACGATAACCCCACCCGGGGCGTGCTGAAAGCCGGGGACCGGGAATTTCCCTGCGCACTGGGGAAAAAGGGGCTGGCGCTCGCTAAACGGGAAGGGGATCACAAAACCCCCATCGGACAATTTCCCTTAAGGAGCGTTTTTTATCGCTATGATAAGTTGTCTAAGCCGATTTATACCCGGGTGCCCATGCTGGCCATACTGAAGGAAGATGGCTGGTGTGACGATCCCAGAGACGCCGCTTACAACCAGCCGGTGATGCTGCCCTATCACGCGCGCGCCGAACGGCTATGGCGGGAAGATGATCTTTATGACGTGCTGGTGGTGCTGGGCCATAATGACAATCCGGTCCGGCCCGGGGAAGGCAGTGCGATTTTCCTGCATGTGGCGCGGCAGAAGGGTCGGGACGACTTTGAAGGCACAGAAGGGTGTGTGGCGCTGCGCAAGGAGGATCTGCTGGAACTGTTGCCGGCCCTATCGCCCGAGACAACTTTAAAGGTGATCAGCCACTGATAGCGGTTTTCTCTACCCCCAGAATTTCTAGCTTATTGGAGATTTCATGCTTATTGGACCATGCGTCTGATATCTTCCGACTTCCCGGCCCCTTTCCAGGGCGCCGGGCTTTTTTTTATTGTGTGGCGTGATGGAGCAACCTATTCACAATTCACTCTAAACCGTTGCCCGAAAATGGCGGTGCCGAGGCGCACATGGGTGGCGCCCAGGGCGATGGCGGTCTCATAATCATTGCTCATGCCCATGGACAGTTCTTTAAGCCCGTGCCGGGCAGCAATCTTTTTCAGTAGCGCGAAATGCGGTGCCGGGTCTTCGTCTGCCGGCGGAATGCACATCAGGCCGACGACCGGCAGGTTCAGCTCTTCTTTGCAGAAGGCGATGAAATCGTCGGCCTCCCGCGGCGCGATACCGGCTTTCTGGGCTTCCTCACCGGTATTGATCTGAATGAAAAGGTCACGCCTTATCCCTTCCTCTTCGAACAGCCGCGCCAGCGTGCGGGCCAGTTTCGGCCGGTCCAGCGTTTCAATCACATCAAACAGACGCACCGCCTGCCGGGCCTTGTTGCTTTGCAGTGGGCCGATCAGGTGTAGTTCCGTATCGGGAAAACGGTCTTTCAGCGCGGGCCATTTGGCGGCCGCTTCCTGAACCCGGTTTTCCCCGAAACGGCGCTGTCCCGCCTGAAGCACTGGCGTAATGACGTCAGCGTCGTGGGTTTTGGAAACCGCCACCAGCCGCACGCTGCTCGGCGGACGTCCGGCGGCTTTTTCGGCCGCGGCAATTTTCTCAAGAACCGTTTCGAGAGCGGTGGTCAAGGTGAATATCCTGCTGTATAGAGAAACCATGTCTTATGCGCGTC from the Luteithermobacter gelatinilyticus genome contains:
- a CDS encoding 6-pyruvoyl trahydropterin synthase family protein — its product is MFEICFTRRYSMGHRLYSLKGSPCVIPHGHNEYVKVTLVYDGNDALDGGSNMAASFRQMKKRWHDWIDGHVDHSLHLASRDPLLDYFREREPENLRYLLITPGDPTTEALAACMFAKISAFLAAEQNGMRCTRLEIEETPTNTVVFSGDPDKALNMGQYDGPAIPWWKRADMSINDLDLP
- a CDS encoding response regulator transcription factor; this encodes MAQTYRILIVDDDADLRHVLAEQLSFHEEFETTEAGTGMDGLKAARDDNFDLVLLDVGLPDIDGREICRMLRKANVKIPIIMLTANDSEADTILGLDAGANDYVTKPFRFGVLLARIRAHLRQHSISEDASFVIGPYLFKPGEKLMTHETTGEKVRLTEKETNILKYLKRAGGNPVGREVLLDEVWGYNAGVTTHTLETHIYRLRQKIEPDPSHATLLITEPGGYRLGD
- the ribA gene encoding GTP cyclohydrolase II; translated protein: MDHNIVKVERAAAELRRGRPVLIKTDDEAVLMASAELIGEPRLDQFRALSSQAPVVGLTYNRANILKISPRSGDVALVDITAHINSAAIQSMADPADDLSRPLLGPFRVADRSAGPAHEAGLKLCKIARLLPAAVFSGRVEPDILQAQGVLGVTAAEVMAYDVRDAAALKMVTSAHVPLAGAEQTTMIAFRPDDGGTEHFAILIGDPNRHDPVLARIHSECFTGDLLGSLKCDCGEQMRGAIKFMQKAGGGVLLYLAQEGRGIGLINKLRAYHLQDQGFDTVDANERLGFLSDERIFEPAAQMLKLMGFSQVRLLTNNPDKVAGLEACGITVTERVAHKFPANAHNDFYLRTKKKRSGHLL
- the pspF gene encoding phage shock protein operon transcriptional activator; its protein translation is MIISSPQDQNIIGESPAFLEVLDQVSRAARHDRPVLVIGERGTGKELIAARLHFLSPRWEKNFLQVNCAALTESLLDSELFGHEAGAFTGAATRRIGRFEEAHEGTLFLDEIATISPAAQEKILRITEYGSFQRVGGNKVLQVDVRLIGATNVDLPAAAEAGRFRHDLLDRLALDVITLPPLRARREDILLLAFHFGQRVARECGWSSFPGFSENMIEAMMEYDWPGNIRELRNVVERAVYHAEDETEPVHHMVLDPFQSPWRPDSNGRARRREGSQPTTAPNDLTSPVTAASPSRRPASSPPPLGPTDYYETLSRVEKDLLEQALKANKHNQRDTAVYLNLTYHQLRHQLKKHNLL
- the pspA gene encoding phage shock protein PspA; translation: MGIFTRLSDIVNSNINHILDKAEDPAKMIRLMIQEMEDTLVEVRSSAARVIADRKELERNLNRLTQAQEEWYAKAELALSKDREDLANAALRERAKLEEMARDLENDREPLEEALAKYEADIISLESKIKEAKAKQKSLIERQQSATSQLKVRQRLYDNRIEDVMVRFNQMERRVEETESRVEAADLGREKSLSEEFADLEAEQKVAEELAALKARLSKGKDGGKADKKK
- the pspB gene encoding envelope stress response membrane protein PspB, producing MAELFGILFLTICAPLWIVLHYVTKWKSSKSLTSEDEKILSELYDSAEQIESRLNNIERILDAESPDWRRGQ
- the pspC gene encoding envelope stress response membrane protein PspC — translated: MSRYRDPHPPRYNKFYLDKRNGKIAGVCAGLADYFGLDVTLIRIVTLICLFFFGPVILVGYILLAWLVDPRPDDLFHSEKESEFWKNVRVKPHNTVRDIRHKFREIERRLRAAEAHITSREYKLQKEFRDLEDNNK
- a CDS encoding PspC domain-containing protein → MTYRYNRYDTYEDSFPPGGRRLYKNSLKGKICGVFAGLGDYLGINAALLRILGLIALLFVGPVVILGYLVMALVLTDQPHRFYR
- a CDS encoding L,D-transpeptidase family protein, translating into MMEDVLTELIVVPANDNPTRGVLKAGDREFPCALGKKGLALAKREGDHKTPIGQFPLRSVFYRYDKLSKPIYTRVPMLAILKEDGWCDDPRDAAYNQPVMLPYHARAERLWREDDLYDVLVVLGHNDNPVRPGEGSAIFLHVARQKGRDDFEGTEGCVALRKEDLLELLPALSPETTLKVISH
- a CDS encoding YggS family pyridoxal phosphate-dependent enzyme codes for the protein MVSLYSRIFTLTTALETVLEKIAAAEKAAGRPPSSVRLVAVSKTHDADVITPVLQAGQRRFGENRVQEAAAKWPALKDRFPDTELHLIGPLQSNKARQAVRLFDVIETLDRPKLARTLARLFEEEGIRRDLFIQINTGEEAQKAGIAPREADDFIAFCKEELNLPVVGLMCIPPADEDPAPHFALLKKIAARHGLKELSMGMSNDYETAIALGATHVRLGTAIFGQRFRVNCE